Proteins encoded in a region of the Onychostoma macrolepis isolate SWU-2019 chromosome 20, ASM1243209v1, whole genome shotgun sequence genome:
- the si:dkeyp-72h1.1 gene encoding protein LBH, which produces MTEVMNSCDSAVGDYSVSDASEEENISFQIFPDSHERFPKLSKRLPSIVVEPTESGEVESGELRWPPDDLSPTDDPRDKQAQAAIDKPTEDSQEAATGTEN; this is translated from the exons ATGACGGAGGTGATGAACAGCTGTGACTCTGCGGTGGGAGACTACAGTGTGAGCGACGCGTCTGAGGAGGAGAACATCTCTTTTCAG ATCTTCCCAGACTCCCATGAGCGGTTCCCAAAGCTTTCCAAACGCTTGCCATCCATCGTGGTTGAACCCACTGAGAGCGGGGAGGTGGAGAGCGGGGAACTGCGCTGGCCTCCTGATGATCTGAGCCCTACAGACGACCCTAGAGACAAACAGGCCCAGGCTGCAA ttgataAGCCCACAGAAGACAGCCAAGAGGCCGCAACAGGGACGGAAAACTAA